A window of the Clostridia bacterium genome harbors these coding sequences:
- a CDS encoding Crp/Fnr family transcriptional regulator, translating to MTDLKTSPTKNSTLRQVAVFSSLTDSEFAFIAERAIERQYGSNELIFAEGDPCAGLYVVQSGNVRIFKSSAGGREQVLSIDGPGSSIAELPVFDGGPYPASAESLSESTLLFVSKQDFQALCLQHPQVALKVLRVVGARLRRLVGIIEELSFTTVRHRLAALIVRLAKVEGKPGKDGIEITLPANNQELAAQIGTVRELVSRNLSRFQSEGIIRMDGRSVVIADLKRLTAELETSE from the coding sequence ATGACCGACCTCAAAACCTCGCCCACTAAGAACAGCACCCTGCGCCAGGTCGCGGTATTTTCGAGCCTGACTGACTCCGAATTTGCCTTCATTGCCGAGCGCGCCATTGAGCGCCAATACGGTTCGAACGAACTCATCTTCGCCGAAGGCGACCCATGCGCCGGACTCTACGTCGTGCAGAGTGGGAATGTGCGAATCTTTAAGAGTTCTGCCGGAGGACGCGAGCAGGTCCTCTCGATTGACGGCCCGGGTAGCTCGATTGCCGAATTGCCCGTTTTCGACGGCGGCCCGTACCCCGCATCCGCGGAGTCGCTCAGTGAAAGCACGCTTTTGTTCGTGAGCAAACAGGATTTCCAGGCACTCTGTCTTCAGCATCCGCAGGTCGCGCTGAAAGTGCTGCGCGTTGTTGGCGCCCGTCTTCGCCGTCTTGTCGGCATTATTGAGGAGCTTTCGTTCACCACAGTCCGGCATCGACTCGCCGCGCTGATCGTGCGCCTGGCCAAGGTGGAAGGGAAGCCTGGCAAAGATGGGATCGAGATCACGCTTCCCGCAAACAACCAGGAACTTGCGGCTCAAATCGGAACCGTGCGGGAGCTCGTCTCTCGCAATCTCAGCCGTTTTCAAAGCGAAGGGATCATTCGTATGGACGGTCGCAGCGTCGTTATCGCTGATCTGAAAAGGCTTACAGCTGAATTAGAAACCAGCGAGTAG